In Mus musculus strain C57BL/6J chromosome 14, GRCm38.p6 C57BL/6J, the following are encoded in one genomic region:
- the Hesx1 gene encoding homeobox expressed in ES cells 1 isoform X1 → MSPSLREGAQLRESKPAPCSFSIESILGLDQKKDCTTSVRPHRPWTDTCGDSEKGGNPPLHAPDLPSETSFPCPVDHPRPEERAPKYENYFSASETRSLKRELSWYRGRRPRTAFTQNQVEVLENVFRVNCYPGIDIREDLAQKLNLEEDRIQIWFQNRRAKMKRSRRESQFLMAKKPFNPDLLK, encoded by the exons ATGTCTCCCAGCCTTCGGGAAGGTGCTCAGCTCCGGGAAAGCAAGCCCGCGCCCTGCTCCTTCTCAATTGAGAGCATTTtaggactggaccagaaaaaagaTTGTACAACGTCAGTAAGACCCCACAGACCCTGGACAGACACCTGCGGTGACTCAG AGAAAGGTGGCAACCCACCCCTACATGCCCCAGATCTTCCCAGTGAGACTTCATTTCCTTGTCCAGTGGATCATCCAAGGCCAGAAGAAAGGGCTCCgaaatatgaaaattatttttcagccTCCGAAACACGCTCTTTGAAAAGAGAATTGAGTTGGTACCGAGGACGAAGGCCAAGAACCGCTTTCACCCAGAACCAG GTCGAAGTATTGGAAAATGTCTTTAGAGTGAACTGCTACCCTGGCATTGACATCAGAGAGGACCTAGCTCAAAAGCTGAACTTAGAGGAAGACAGAATCCAG ATTTGGTTCCAAAATCGCCGAGCAAAGATGAAAAGGTCCCGTAGAGAATCACAGTTTCTAATGGCGAAAAAACCCTTCAACCCAGATCTTCTGAAATAG